One part of the Corynebacterium sp. CNCTC7651 genome encodes these proteins:
- a CDS encoding nucleoside hydrolase: MTRVILDCDPGIDDTYALIYLAAANHAGQLQLDCVTTTAGNVGAEQCARNAAWVLAQCGLRTIPIAAGLPGPLKLPLTTTPETHGDTGLGYVTAPQRHVEHDWDMLWIDAIERGTEDLHLIVTGPMTNLAAFARLHPQYFAKLQHVTVMGGAVNYPGNTTPTAEWNFWVDPHAAQEVFAAAHTPITLCPLNATERMILEPGRLEGIVDKLGPAPIAADLAEITRFYFEFHEEVGEGYRAQIHDLLTVLLALGAVDSGHCLATLDVEPTSELTRGTVVADLKGMWEREPNARVITAADTAKAWEVFEHACEIHNQFFSGDAALAAGYHRQAED; this comes from the coding sequence ATGACCCGCGTGATCTTGGACTGCGACCCAGGCATCGACGACACGTACGCCCTGATCTACCTGGCCGCCGCGAACCACGCGGGCCAGCTGCAGCTGGATTGCGTCACCACCACGGCGGGCAACGTAGGTGCGGAGCAGTGCGCCCGCAACGCCGCCTGGGTGCTCGCACAGTGCGGGCTTCGCACCATCCCCATCGCAGCCGGTCTGCCCGGCCCGCTGAAACTCCCGCTCACCACCACTCCGGAGACGCACGGGGATACCGGCTTGGGCTACGTCACCGCCCCGCAGCGCCATGTGGAGCACGACTGGGACATGCTCTGGATCGACGCAATCGAGCGGGGGACGGAGGACCTCCACCTCATTGTCACCGGCCCCATGACTAACCTCGCCGCTTTCGCGCGCCTGCACCCGCAGTACTTCGCCAAGCTCCAACACGTCACCGTGATGGGCGGTGCGGTGAATTACCCGGGCAACACCACGCCCACGGCGGAGTGGAACTTCTGGGTGGACCCGCACGCAGCCCAGGAGGTGTTCGCCGCCGCCCACACGCCCATCACACTCTGCCCGCTGAACGCCACGGAGCGGATGATTTTGGAGCCGGGGCGGTTGGAAGGGATCGTCGATAAGCTTGGGCCCGCGCCGATTGCGGCGGACCTGGCTGAGATCACGCGCTTCTACTTCGAGTTCCACGAGGAAGTGGGGGAGGGCTACCGCGCGCAGATTCATGATCTGCTGACCGTGCTCCTTGCGCTCGGCGCGGTGGATTCGGGCCATTGCTTGGCGACGCTCGATGTAGAGCCAACCAGCGAACTCACCCGCGGCACGGTGGTGGCGGACCTGAAGGGGATGTGGGAGCGCGAGCCGAACGCGCGCGTGATCACCGCCGCGGACACCGCGAAGGCGTGGGAAGTATTCGAGCACGCCTGCGAGATCCACAACCAGTTCTTCTCCGGCGACGCGGCGCTTGCGGCCGGGTACCACCGCCAGGCGGAGGACTAG
- a CDS encoding ECF transporter S component, giving the protein MRGGAEWTPGRRALVIAGAAVIALTWLYLVLVRPTDWENVTGSTQGIITLLGYGIGTILLLIATVPVLPARTLGLIPIAMIINSVVGEIVGSIGLPLYLDSIGTVLVAALAGPVAGMTTGALNNVVWGLLNPAALPFAAGAALIGYLSGEFIHRFHAFKNIGTVILYGLLLGLVGGMVAAPVAAFVYGGTAGVGTGALVSLFREMGASLIASVTTQAFISDPVDKIIVMLVAFFTVKALPKRTVDAFAPREGQGSAGATAATV; this is encoded by the coding sequence ATGCGCGGCGGCGCAGAGTGGACCCCGGGCCGCCGCGCGCTTGTTATCGCCGGCGCGGCCGTGATCGCCCTCACCTGGCTCTACCTGGTGCTTGTTCGCCCGACGGATTGGGAGAACGTCACCGGCTCCACCCAGGGCATCATCACCCTGCTGGGCTACGGCATTGGTACCATCCTGCTGCTCATCGCCACCGTGCCGGTCCTGCCGGCGCGTACCTTGGGCCTGATTCCTATCGCCATGATCATCAACTCCGTTGTGGGTGAGATTGTCGGTTCCATTGGCCTGCCGCTGTACCTGGATTCCATCGGCACCGTGCTGGTTGCCGCGCTGGCCGGCCCGGTTGCGGGCATGACCACCGGTGCGCTGAACAACGTGGTGTGGGGCCTGCTGAACCCGGCCGCGCTGCCGTTCGCAGCTGGCGCCGCGCTGATCGGCTACCTCTCCGGCGAGTTCATCCACCGTTTCCACGCCTTCAAGAACATCGGCACCGTGATCCTCTACGGCCTGCTGTTGGGCTTGGTCGGCGGCATGGTGGCCGCCCCGGTCGCGGCATTCGTCTACGGCGGCACCGCCGGCGTGGGCACCGGCGCGTTGGTGAGCCTGTTCCGCGAGATGGGCGCCAGCCTCATCGCTTCCGTGACCACCCAGGCGTTCATCTCTGACCCGGTGGACAAGATCATTGTCATGCTGGTGGCCTTCTTCACCGTGAAGGCGCTGCCGAAGCGCACCGTGGACGCGTTCGCCCCGCGCGAGGGCCAGGGTTCCGCAGGCGCCACCGCCGCCACCGTCTAA
- a CDS encoding energy-coupling factor transporter transmembrane component T, protein MVNPLTALAVGASGWILVMGINTPQASAAIVLISLVIATAKTKNLAPAIAVFALALPVALSMLLIHAPYGEERIAPLITADGLLVAGELALRFTALMACLLAAGTFVRTPDLAKALQALPGGNRISYIAGSTLQLFPQGTQRVRIARDVNRLKHRDIRFSTVIPNLIMPVLTELLTLSSHRGRALETAGYDLPGRRTVLRPVPDSALQRTVRWATPLICLAVAIWL, encoded by the coding sequence GTGGTCAACCCGCTCACCGCGCTCGCCGTCGGGGCCTCCGGGTGGATCCTCGTCATGGGGATCAACACCCCGCAGGCATCGGCGGCGATTGTGCTTATCTCCCTGGTGATCGCCACCGCGAAGACGAAAAACCTCGCCCCCGCGATCGCCGTGTTTGCGCTTGCGCTGCCCGTGGCGCTGTCCATGCTGCTCATCCACGCCCCCTACGGCGAGGAGCGCATCGCGCCCTTGATCACCGCGGACGGCCTGTTGGTGGCCGGCGAGCTGGCCCTGCGCTTCACCGCGCTCATGGCGTGCCTGCTGGCCGCCGGCACGTTCGTGCGCACCCCGGATCTGGCCAAAGCGCTGCAGGCCCTGCCCGGCGGCAACCGCATCAGCTACATCGCCGGCTCCACGCTGCAGCTGTTTCCCCAGGGCACGCAGCGCGTGCGCATCGCGCGCGACGTCAACCGCCTCAAGCACAGGGACATTCGCTTTTCGACGGTCATTCCAAACCTCATCATGCCCGTCCTCACCGAACTGTTGACACTGTCCTCCCACCGCGGCCGCGCCCTGGAAACCGCAGGCTACGACCTCCCCGGTCGCCGCACCGTGCTGCGTCCCGTGCCGGATAGCGCCCTGCAGCGCACCGTCCGGTGGGCCACCCCTCTGATCTGCCTGGCGGTGGCGATATGGCTCTGA
- a CDS encoding ATP-binding cassette domain-containing protein: protein MALTFDLAPLAQALRRSDTVQVIANSGAGLTSLANQIHETWPNAAVVGQDPVAHITYLRETVIEEVAVGLEQRGVPQAEMLQRCQRILAAADLTDLAERNPAKLSGGQTRRVAIAAIAILEPEVLVLDDPFAGLDTDSAARIAALLQTLPSRIVLLGTRPRDMAGEQLSLHDASLHPFIPAPTTPVLPAPVPASALPELDLGEVAATRGGKKRKWWQFRAAEEPVFTAGPIDLRVRPGEVVWLRGANGAGKTTLLRAMAGLDGNPGLEASSGVTVSLALQRAADQLAESTVGAFIDDADALARLAELGVELDPEEHPLDLPAAHLRLAQLAQVFSQRRQLVLLDEPDVGLDLPNRARAHALIAEGLAAGAAVILTCHDQSFAAEVGEYAVVSENHLP, encoded by the coding sequence ATGGCTCTGACCTTCGACCTCGCGCCGCTTGCGCAGGCGTTGCGGCGCAGCGACACCGTCCAGGTGATAGCCAATTCCGGCGCGGGTTTGACCAGCCTGGCCAACCAGATCCACGAGACCTGGCCGAACGCCGCCGTCGTCGGCCAAGACCCCGTCGCCCACATCACCTACCTGCGCGAAACCGTGATCGAGGAGGTGGCCGTGGGCCTGGAGCAGCGCGGCGTGCCGCAGGCGGAGATGCTTCAGCGCTGCCAGCGCATCCTCGCCGCCGCGGACCTCACCGACCTCGCGGAGCGCAACCCCGCCAAGCTCTCCGGCGGCCAGACCCGTCGCGTGGCCATCGCCGCCATTGCCATCTTGGAGCCGGAGGTCCTGGTCCTCGACGATCCCTTCGCCGGCCTGGACACCGACTCCGCCGCCCGCATCGCCGCGCTGCTTCAGACCCTGCCTTCCCGCATCGTCCTGCTGGGCACCCGCCCGCGCGACATGGCGGGGGAGCAGCTTTCGCTTCACGACGCTTCCTTGCACCCCTTCATCCCAGCCCCAACCACCCCTGTCTTGCCAGCGCCCGTGCCGGCTTCGGCACTGCCCGAGTTAGACCTCGGCGAAGTGGCTGCCACCCGCGGCGGCAAGAAGCGGAAGTGGTGGCAATTCCGCGCGGCGGAAGAACCGGTCTTCACCGCCGGGCCGATTGACCTTCGGGTGCGACCTGGCGAGGTGGTGTGGCTGCGCGGCGCGAACGGTGCCGGCAAGACCACGCTGCTGCGGGCGATGGCTGGCCTGGACGGCAACCCCGGCCTTGAGGCTTCCAGCGGCGTGACTGTGTCGCTAGCTTTGCAGCGCGCAGCCGACCAGCTTGCCGAATCCACCGTCGGCGCCTTCATTGACGACGCGGACGCACTGGCCCGCCTAGCGGAGCTCGGCGTGGAACTGGACCCCGAGGAGCACCCGCTGGACCTGCCCGCCGCGCACCTGCGCTTGGCGCAGCTTGCCCAGGTGTTCTCGCAGCGCCGCCAGCTTGTGCTGCTGGACGAGCCCGACGTGGGCCTGGACCTACCCAACCGCGCCCGCGCCCACGCGCTGATTGCGGAGGGCCTAGCCGCCGGCGCAGCGGTGATCCTCACCTGCCACGACCAATCCTTCGCCGCCGAGGTGGGGGAGTACGCGGTGGTTAGTGAAAACCATCTTCCCTAG
- a CDS encoding Z1 domain-containing protein codes for MVEVDEMTYGLFHSAAIRFGPDVAIQRFKLLGVVSDDVADVMVERYKTGVERVVGVGGPVIAKGDESWYPGAQPGDPSWSNFVEYMDKERRSDQVPEVHRASDMIIGLTPDPKNDPRRAKGLVVGFVQSGKTTNFTAVAAKAADLDYRMVIVLAGIHNSLRKQTQERLEEVLLAGDQGSRWISVTRPEQDFDLVKLNEDKRQGGKAFNAASMLSAQNKTLLLVVKKNHVVLRKLRDWLSADGAQTQLENNAVLVIDDEADQASVETRTINPLIREILQLMPRSTYIGYTATPFANVFINPFEADDLYPSDFIYPLPRPEGYFGPEKLFGRDVLDGTGDDFDGYDMIRIIPEEDEFLYRPRKRAEVPDFEPTVTDELQDAIYWFCMATAARWHRRQSAKEHVDSSMLVHTSFQIEVHEKFRDVISGEVRRLKAGIRRGDKELLARLRKQWETETERVKASDFGITGEGFDEVLGNLPAVLNDVKVIVENSGSDERLEYEKGKSNTIIAIGGNTLSRGITLKGLISSVFIRPTNTYDTLLQMGRWFGFRTGYEDLPRIWMTDQLRRSFRHLSLVEHEMRSDMEVYERQNLTPRDAAVRIRTHPSLRITAKMGAAVPARTSFSGARLQVREYERRNQEEIISNWEAGETLINDARRRTKEEEIDGGLLYRNVPVASILEFLDSYVISAEQADMDTEMIKKYIQERLRSEAQQLSHWNVAVRAGESAEKTFAGRKMKFVNRAPLIGSKGTLADIGTLMVPQDLVIDIPGISSTEARSKKEAGMKELRWKTEEVKDKGLLVLYPIDANSKPKTGSPTRENMSAEHDILGLGLVFPRANYSESEKAKMQVTHQWVDLASVETSAPEVELAESPEIVDNSVEVYGES; via the coding sequence ATGGTTGAAGTTGATGAGATGACGTATGGCCTTTTCCACAGCGCCGCAATTAGATTTGGTCCCGATGTAGCGATTCAGCGATTTAAGCTCCTGGGCGTTGTTTCCGATGATGTCGCCGATGTGATGGTCGAGCGCTATAAGACAGGAGTCGAAAGAGTTGTGGGTGTCGGGGGACCTGTCATCGCGAAAGGCGATGAATCTTGGTACCCGGGGGCGCAGCCGGGGGATCCCAGCTGGTCCAACTTCGTGGAGTACATGGATAAAGAACGTCGCTCTGATCAGGTGCCAGAGGTGCACAGGGCTAGTGACATGATTATTGGCCTGACACCAGATCCCAAGAATGATCCGCGACGGGCAAAAGGTCTGGTTGTCGGTTTTGTGCAAAGTGGCAAGACAACCAACTTCACAGCGGTTGCAGCCAAGGCTGCGGACCTTGATTACCGAATGGTCATTGTTCTCGCAGGCATCCACAACTCGCTCCGAAAGCAGACTCAGGAACGATTGGAAGAAGTTCTCCTCGCCGGCGATCAGGGTTCGCGCTGGATTTCGGTAACGCGACCAGAACAGGATTTTGACCTAGTCAAACTCAACGAGGACAAGCGGCAAGGTGGAAAAGCGTTTAATGCTGCGTCAATGCTCAGCGCACAAAATAAGACGCTGCTCTTAGTTGTAAAAAAGAACCACGTCGTTTTGAGGAAGCTGAGGGATTGGCTTTCCGCAGACGGTGCACAAACTCAACTTGAAAATAACGCTGTTCTAGTCATCGACGATGAGGCAGATCAAGCGAGCGTCGAAACCCGGACTATAAACCCGTTGATTCGCGAAATACTGCAATTGATGCCGCGCAGTACTTACATCGGTTACACAGCCACACCCTTTGCGAACGTTTTCATCAATCCATTCGAGGCTGATGACCTTTACCCAAGCGATTTTATTTACCCACTTCCACGACCCGAAGGGTATTTCGGTCCAGAAAAGCTGTTTGGGCGAGATGTTCTAGACGGAACCGGCGACGACTTCGACGGCTACGACATGATTCGAATCATCCCTGAGGAAGACGAGTTTCTCTATAGGCCGCGGAAACGTGCCGAAGTACCAGACTTTGAGCCCACAGTCACGGACGAATTGCAGGATGCAATTTACTGGTTCTGCATGGCGACTGCAGCTCGATGGCATCGCCGGCAGTCAGCGAAAGAGCATGTCGACAGTTCCATGCTGGTGCACACCTCCTTCCAGATCGAGGTTCACGAGAAGTTTCGAGATGTTATCAGCGGGGAGGTTCGACGACTCAAAGCTGGAATCCGACGCGGTGATAAAGAGCTGCTTGCACGTTTGCGCAAGCAATGGGAAACGGAAACTGAACGCGTAAAGGCCTCAGATTTCGGTATCACAGGCGAGGGATTTGACGAGGTGCTCGGCAATCTCCCCGCGGTGCTCAATGATGTGAAGGTGATCGTCGAAAATAGTGGGAGCGACGAGCGTCTCGAATATGAAAAGGGCAAATCAAACACGATCATTGCGATTGGAGGAAACACACTTTCCCGTGGCATCACACTCAAAGGTCTGATTTCGAGTGTGTTCATCAGGCCGACAAATACTTACGACACACTGCTGCAGATGGGGCGCTGGTTTGGTTTCAGAACCGGCTACGAGGATCTTCCTCGTATTTGGATGACTGACCAGCTGCGTCGTTCGTTCAGACACCTTTCCTTGGTTGAACACGAGATGCGTAGTGACATGGAGGTTTACGAGCGTCAAAACCTCACTCCGAGAGACGCCGCAGTTCGAATTCGCACCCATCCTTCGCTCCGCATCACAGCGAAGATGGGAGCTGCTGTTCCGGCCAGGACCTCCTTTAGCGGAGCGCGTCTTCAAGTTCGTGAATATGAACGGAGAAACCAAGAAGAGATTATTTCCAACTGGGAAGCTGGTGAGACGCTCATCAACGACGCGAGGCGTCGCACCAAGGAAGAGGAGATCGATGGTGGTCTGCTTTATCGGAATGTTCCCGTTGCCTCCATACTCGAATTTCTGGATTCCTACGTAATCAGCGCGGAACAGGCTGATATGGACACCGAAATGATCAAGAAGTACATCCAGGAGCGCCTCCGTTCAGAGGCTCAGCAGCTAAGCCACTGGAATGTCGCGGTCCGTGCCGGTGAGAGCGCAGAGAAAACCTTCGCGGGCCGAAAGATGAAGTTCGTGAATCGTGCACCCTTGATTGGTTCTAAAGGAACACTTGCCGATATCGGCACCCTAATGGTTCCCCAGGATCTCGTTATCGATATACCCGGCATCTCTTCAACTGAAGCGCGCAGCAAGAAAGAAGCAGGCATGAAGGAGCTGCGTTGGAAGACAGAAGAGGTGAAGGACAAGGGTCTGCTTGTTCTCTACCCGATTGATGCGAATAGTAAGCCGAAGACGGGTAGTCCCACGCGCGAGAACATGAGCGCCGAACACGACATCCTGGGACTTGGTCTGGTCTTCCCCCGAGCGAATTACTCGGAAAGCGAAAAGGCAAAGATGCAGGTCACTCACCAGTGGGTGGATCTGGCAAGCGTCGAAACAAGCGCACCTGAGGTTGAGCTTGCCGAGAGCCCAGAGATTGTGGACAACTCGGTCGAGGTCTACGGGGAGTCTTAA
- a CDS encoding PD-(D/E)XK motif protein has protein sequence MVSRTPITDAWHLLKNPGNLGELQVADSWNAVRLGVQTNGREVLAAIDGENGRHLLVPALKQRYPLAPPSALSVEVAHQSFRFFDGTAESGRFLDIFCSDQRLYEQFDHVIMAVLEAIRGGGDGADVALIEVARWRRLFATLARLSPLSVEEKVGLFAELTVLDALNNGMEGFDPSWWTGPLRQPHDFELPSLSIEVKAITDGSDQVRINGLRQLDSVDGKDLNLILASVMFSHEGFTIGELLEQIVSGDPQEQSLRELAAKAGIYGTSDDTDRMIITGLYHAEVEETFPRITPAVLGTEAISRVNYSIDLGAVLAHAMAIQPADLVGFIDE, from the coding sequence ATGGTTTCGCGTACACCTATAACAGATGCCTGGCACCTCCTAAAGAATCCCGGGAATCTCGGCGAACTTCAAGTGGCGGATTCCTGGAACGCAGTTCGCTTGGGAGTTCAAACGAATGGCAGAGAAGTGCTCGCGGCTATCGACGGCGAAAACGGAAGACACCTCTTGGTTCCGGCATTGAAACAAAGGTACCCGCTCGCGCCGCCGAGTGCGCTTTCTGTAGAGGTTGCGCACCAGAGTTTCAGATTTTTCGATGGTACCGCCGAGTCAGGTCGGTTTCTGGATATTTTTTGTTCTGACCAGCGACTATATGAACAGTTCGACCACGTGATAATGGCCGTCTTAGAGGCCATCCGCGGGGGTGGTGACGGTGCAGATGTAGCGCTAATTGAAGTCGCTCGCTGGCGACGACTCTTCGCTACCTTAGCGAGGTTGTCGCCCCTCTCTGTCGAAGAGAAGGTTGGGCTCTTCGCTGAGCTAACCGTGTTAGATGCCTTGAATAACGGAATGGAGGGTTTCGATCCCTCCTGGTGGACTGGACCTCTGAGGCAGCCTCACGATTTCGAACTGCCTTCTCTCTCCATTGAAGTTAAAGCCATTACCGACGGATCCGATCAAGTGCGAATCAACGGTTTGCGACAGCTGGACTCGGTTGATGGAAAAGACCTCAACTTAATACTCGCGAGCGTGATGTTTTCTCATGAAGGTTTTACGATCGGAGAACTGCTTGAGCAAATCGTTTCCGGAGATCCCCAAGAACAATCATTGCGTGAGCTTGCGGCTAAAGCCGGGATCTACGGTACAAGCGATGACACTGATCGGATGATCATTACCGGGTTGTACCATGCTGAGGTCGAGGAGACTTTTCCTCGGATCACTCCAGCGGTTCTGGGTACGGAAGCGATTTCGAGAGTAAATTATTCGATTGATCTAGGCGCAGTACTCGCGCACGCAATGGCTATCCAGCCGGCCGATTTAGTAGGGTTCATCGATGAGTAG